A genomic region of Eucalyptus grandis isolate ANBG69807.140 chromosome 5, ASM1654582v1, whole genome shotgun sequence contains the following coding sequences:
- the LOC120293773 gene encoding B3 domain-containing protein At2g33720-like, which yields MCWKLSKVKKLADYARAEPLAFVVLYKLTHKHTSSSPPSQTTLSTYRFVCAERKMPLDVSTELVLYRDPWEIKKKLTESDVNSSSRLLLPLDCLKAHVFPKMSEEKVRRVKSGDDVEVLVLDMDTDREHQLVFCLWKSGSYVLKSGWTQLFVRGLGLEVGDEIGMFWDEASCKFHFKVLHKVALGTSNAAA from the coding sequence ATGTGCTGGAAGCTAAGCAAAGTCAAGAAGCTGGCTGACTACGCTCGAGCAGAACCCCTTGCTTTTGTGGTTCTTTATAAGCTCACCCATAAACACACATCTTCATCACCACCCTCCCAAACCACACTCTCCACATACCGCTTCGTTTGTGCAGAGAGGAAGATGCCATTAGACGTCTCCACGGAGCTGGTGCTCTACAGAGACCCGTgggagatcaagaagaagctaACGGAAAGCGACGTCAACAGCTCGTCGCGGCTCCTGCTTCCACTGGACTGCCTGAAGGCCCACGTGTTCCCCAAGATGAGCGAGGAGAAGGTGAGGCGGGTCAAGAGCGGGGATGACGTGGAGGTCCTCGTGCTGGACATGGACACAGACCGCGAGCACCAGCTCGTGTTCTGCCTCTGGAAGTCGGGAAGCTACGTGCTGAAAAGTGGCTGGACCCAGCTGTTCGTCAGGGGGCTAGGGTTGGAGGTCGGGGACGAGATCGGGATGTTTTGGGACGAGGCCTCTTGCAAGTTCCACTTTAAGGTCCTTCACAAGGTTGCTCTTGGCACGAGCAATGCAGCGGCTTGA